TAGCTGAAGAAACACAGGAGTTAAAGATGTATATGTTGTTTCACAATAAAAGGTATAATAGCACACAAAGGCGTTTTCCCAATTATGTTGCATGAAATTCTCCGTGTATCATGGGTGAAATTCTCCCAACCTTCTCTGAGCAGAACCCTCTCATAGGCTGGGAATTTGCCCTGGATTGTAAGCTGCAGCAGGTCGTCACGAGTCCTGCGGACATTCTTCTTGGCCCCTCGGAGTCCCCGTAGTTTCCAGAACTCTGCTCTGGGCCCGGATACCTGGCGATCCCCACCTCCTCCACTGGCTCTTTGAGCCTGCTCGATGCTGGCCAGAGTCTCTGCCCTGAGGTGGAAAGTGGCGTTTTGGTTAAGTCATTTCTACCCCTAATACTGTGTCCGTGTATATGGACAGAAATGGCTGGACGTTGCTCATGTGCCATCATCTGAAACGAGGTGTTAATACCTAAAAATCTGACCAATCTTTAGAGGAATGAATAAAACTGATCAATGAACCAAGGTTTAACTGACTTGGACTGGTTGGGGATGGTGCCCTTATCCAGTTCATGCAGGTCGTTGCCCATGCGTACCGCCAGCCACTTTCCCAGCTTGCCCTTGTGCATGGTGTCCACCACCCTGAACACCTCGCCTCTGGTGAAGGACAAGCCGTGTTGCTCCTCTGCTTCGTTGTCAAAGTGGGTCCGGATATAAAATGAGTCTCCCAAGTTGGACTTCAGGATCTTCTTGTAAACTGAGAAAATTGAAGCAATGAATGTTGTGAGAGGTCGGTTACAACTGAAGACATACTGCAACGTGTAGACATTTCTGAGCCACTGCTTTGGTCTCTCAGGCAGAACTCACTGTCCATCTTGTTCTGAGTGAGGATCTCCACCTGCTCTCCAGTCTTGATGTTCATCAGAAACAAAGCAGCTTCTTCACGGATTAAATGACTAAAGTCCACCCCATTCACCTACAATGGACAGAAGCAGATTAGTAAGACATGCATTCAAAACACTGTAGATCAAACCACAGAGAATAAAATAATCAACTACATCAGGGATGTACCAGTCTAGTTCTTCtagagcagaacatttacaacatGAGATCACTGTTAGTGTTGGGCTAGAACAAAAGCCTGTTGTCTTTAATGAGTCTTACCTGCATGATCTGGTCCCCCTCCTTCATGCCCTGCAGCTGAGCAGGGCTGTTGGGCTGAACCCCACCCACAAAGATGCCTACGTCATTGCCTCCAACCAGTCTCAGGCCAACGCTCTTGTCCTTTACAAAAGATACTGTGTTCATATCAGAGCTGTACCTGAAACGAGAGTAAATGCATGTTAAATCAAGAAGAGATGCTACATAAACTTGTGTGTAGCTGATGTGTGGTTCAGGGTTGATCAAAGGCCTGTACACACAGCACTTCAGATAGAGGTTTGTGCGTTTTGTACAGCAGAATAACTTTGCAGTTTTCTAGTGACACAAATCCATGAGATGGTAGAACAAGGCAATAGGATCAGAGTCCAGAAACCTTCTACTGGGCCATATGTAGAAAATTCCAGTAAGTCTGGTAATAGTAAAAACACAGTGTCTTAATcaatgtgtattggagtggaatgagcgtTATGGCTccataaacagaaaaacatcccaCATTGACAGCAAAACAATTCTATCATCGTCAACAGAACCTGTTTCAAAAGAAAGCGCCACATAAGTTACAAGATGAACAACATTGTCAGTAAGCTAATACGCCTTTTGGGTCGGGTGTCTGGCTAAAGAACTACAGGTGTTGCACCTTACTGCGCAGCCAGAGTTTCTTGTTGCTAGTGTgattagaaaattgcatttaCATATTATGCAAATGTGACTTAACTGACATTTTCAGCACAAAAATTGGTGTAGTCGAAATAGGCTCTTAGTTATCAGATAGAACAGAAAGTCAACTGATTCAGGACCTGGTAAGGTAACAGGTAAATACCCCTGGGCTATAGGATCCCTAATAAATAACTGGTATGGTGGTCTGCATTTTGAATGGGTTGTACGCTGTTACTATTATGAAGGTTGCTGTACGTGGATACTAGTCAAGCCACTTACCCCAGGCTAGGTGCGGGAATGGAGTCTGGGGGAAGGGAGTAAATGGGCTCCTCGGACTTGGCTGAAATGGAAAGAAGAGGTGAGAATCTGGACTGACTAAAACAATGCGGACATGCTACCTGACACTTCAGTCGAAGACTCAAGGGACTGGGTACGTACAGTAGACTGGGGGGTTGCTCTTCATGGAAATCCCAGAACGGACAGCGCCATTGGCTTTGCGTGGAAAACTAAAGGAAAGGAGACACTATTTACTTAAGTTCCCAGACTAATATCTCAAAACAAAGGATGAGCGAGGTCAAAATTGATGGATTTGTTGTGTGGGGAAAATGGGCATGATGTGATCCCATTAACATGGTTTTTACCTGTGGTTGCTGTCTACATCTGTACTCCCAGACCTCCTGGGAGGTGAAGGGTTTCGGCCCGACTCAGAGGAATCTGAACAAGACCAAGACAGAGGATGAGGGTACAGACAGGGCATAGGATTTCCAACCGTAAATGTCATCGGACCAGAGGGAGTCCATCTTTCATATTGGGGACACTGACCTGAGTGCGGTCTGGAAGGGGTTCTGTTTAGTCGAGGGAGCTCCTGACTCACTactagaggaggagaggacctTAATTCAGGCAGCACTCtttgaggagggagggaaaaagaaagggaaagatGTAAATTActatattattttcattgtagTCTTTTAGCAGACGCTACTTAGATTAGTGAgagcatacatttacatactttTTTATACTGGTCCCCTGTGggaaatcaaacccacaacataAAAGCATAAACACAAAGGTCTAGAAGTTCTCACAGGTATAGTAACCCACTGATGAAGTGGGAAAGTTAGGACATTTGATGGCCCTCTCAAATATAAAGGTGACATTTAGAATGAGGGTTAAGAAAAATGCTGAATGGGAAATACGTTTTTGTCCCCAGAAACCCCTCAGGTATATTAACCCAGAAGTATTTCGGGGTCAGCTGTACCGGTCTCTGTTTTTGGATCCTCGGGAGCTGGAAGCGTCACTCTCTACAGAGTCCCGTCGAGGGACTGATGCATAACTTGCCTCGGATTCTGACTCTGAGGGACCTGTGGACATGGACACACACTGTAATATTAAACAGATTTTACACCTTATTTAGTtggtgcacattttttttttttttttaaaccatgtGACAAAGTGCAGCTTTATAGCAAATTACTTGCAATTCCAGACATTTAGCTATTGCTTAAAGACCTACACTTGCCCACCGGGGGCACCTCCTAGAGAGCCCCTAACCTAAAAACATATCCAGCCCTGCCCACACACCTTTAGGGGGTTTGCTCATGGTGACGCTGGCAGACTTCCACTTGGGGGACTCCACCTGGGGCCCCAAGTCTACCAAGGGAGTGGCTCTGGAATAGAAGAGAGGGAGGttgggagtgagggaggaggaagaTAACAGAACTCAGTTACGTGTGGAGGGGGACCCGCGTTGAACATAGATCATGATGAGAGGATGAGAAGAGAGACTGATATTCACCTCATGGCCTCTGGGGGAGCTGTCTCACATTGCAAGACCCTACCGTCTGATCACAGGTCATTAGCATGTGGACAAGTGGGTAGTTACTTTAGCATTGTTGTTGCTTTAGATTGGATTCAAATGTCCTGTTTCTTGCCTGGATGCTAACCTGTCCACCTCAaagtttaaatgtgtttagatgTTGATTTGTAATCAGTTAAGAGGCCGTCTATATAGATTTGATCATGTTGCTGATTGTTTTTCAAAGACCACATTCAGCCACATACATGAGAGGGACATGCTCAGTGGAATTTACTTTTATTGCATTGGTAAACAAAACCTCACAGTTGGCACAATTACAACAGTAATTACTGGGATACATTATAATATGTAATTAATTACCAGTAGTGGAGTAGAATAATCATAAAAAACTAACAGTAAATATATAAtagcacaaaacaaaaatggctaGTGGAAGATGGAGGAAGGTGGCATGCATCGGCTGCCCAGTCCGGTGGCTCCTGCTGTGGCTTGGGGAGGTAGGATGGTAGGGGTGGGGTGGGACTCATCTGTACCTGTATCTGTTCCGAGAGTCCTGGCTGTGAGGGGTGCCCTGTCTTTGGGGAAGCCCGGCGCTGCTGTCTGACTCTGAGTCAGAGTCTGggaagagatggacagaggaatTATCACACTAGGTCACTGGTTCAGCCTCCTTACATGAAGTTACCATGAAATGTTCCAGAAAGTTCAGTTCCAGGACATCTGCGCTGGTCgttgatgctgtgtgtgtgtgtttgggggggggggggtactaaCCTGGGGGTGGGATTCTGACCGGAGAGGCGACCGATCGGGGGGGGTCCGGACGAATGACGATGGGGGAGGATCGCAGCGTCCCAGAGTGGGGTAGGTCCGGGAGCACTTTGTATCTGGAGCGGTCCTCTGTGACCCGTGGACCATCTCTCCTGCCAAGCGGTGGGGAGGCACTTCGGTCCGAGTCGGACTCAGAAACCGCTACGGACGGACAGAACCGGCAGCGTGTTATCGTCAGCGCCATGATCCACACAGAGGTGTCATCGGACGATGACTTCGTCCTctagttgtgtgtgtttacctttgCGAGGTCTCAAGGTGGAGACGGTGGATGAGGGACGCGGGGCGGCCCAGTCCAGGGCTGATGGGGAGGCTTTGGGGTTGGGCAGGATCGACATCCCTGAAAGAGGTCTGCGTCGAGCAAGAAACAAGCCTTGATGAGACgcacaaacaaaatattgtaaCAGGCGTATCTGCTTTATGTTAAACCCTACCTGTATTTGTTGCTGTGGTCTGGGTTGTTCTTGTTAAAAGCAGGCGGTGAGGGACTACGGTCTGACTCGGACTCAGAGGGCGCTGGAGAAAAACCACACGGCTCAGGTCAAACAGGGTGGGCAAACCAGCTTTTATTATGAAGGAGACCGTTCTGGTCTGGACTCACCTCTGCGAGAAGGATAGGCTTTAGCAGGCCGTGACAGTGTCGACCTCACTGGGGACGAGTCCCGTGACTTGGAAACTAAGGGAGGAGGTTCAGCTCTCCTGCAATGGGGGAGAGAAAGCCTTGCTCAAAAGGACACCTGACACTCGTAGTGGATTAAATCGTTTTCTATCAATGAAACAAAAGTAGAACAGTAACCAGAGGAGTGAATAAAGTCAAAGTACTGTCCGAGTGTTTCGTCAGTAGTTGGCTGTGTTTACCAGGTGTGGAAAGTTCCTAAATTAACTCCTTTCCCTGGTCATTTAAGTGTTAATGAGGAACTTCACCAGGTGAAGGAACACAGCCAGGTGCTTCCACACCTCTGACAGTAAAGATGCATCATGTGCAGTTACCTGCGCGTGCGTCGTTCCCTGGTGGCAGAGCGGGACATTCGGTCTCTGTTAGTGGGTAAGTCTGTGTCCAGGTCGGAAATGTCTGAAAAGAACGTTGGAAAGACACAGGACTCACATGTTGGAGCCGTTTCTGACAGCACATTCACAACGTTCATCAACCACCCAtctccccctgcccccccccccccccccatttctctCTATAGTATAagccttcctccctccctgctcATACCATCCAATTCGGAGCTGCTGTTGCTGTGGTGGTCCTCTTCACTGTCCTCCACTTCGGGGATGTTGACCAGGAACCTGCGGTCGTCTCTCAGCACCATCATAGTCAGCTTGCCCCGGGATTTCTCCACCAGGTGTTTGGTCTCTAAGAGGGACAGGTTCTCTGTGGTCATCCCATTGATCTAGGCAAGAAATGGAGACATCACACACTGACGTCAATGAAGCCAGACACCATATCATCAGCAGCATTGGCCACCCTGAATATTTGGCTTACAGTAAGGAATCATGTCTACAAAAAAGTAGAATCCGTGACAGCCTGCTTTTATTTCACCTTGAGAATGAGGTCTCCCTCTTGCAGGGTGCCCTCCTTGGAGGCTAGACCCGTGTCAGTCATGTGTTTGATGAAGATCTGGCTCCCCAACTTCAGGCCGTACTCTGAAGCGAGGAAAGGAATGTGAATGCAGGGCCTCCGTTGTATTGATTTCAGGTAACATTTCAGACGTGCCACCTGGGTTTGGGAACGCCTTTCGCTATGCCCCCGCTTTATCGAACATAACCCCGTTTCTGCTCACCGTCTGTGAGTTTCTTCTTCAGGAGGGTGGTTTTGATTGGCTTGTCCGGGAAGTCCTGGCGTGGCAGCCGTTTGTACCCAGAACTGAACGGGAGGGCGTTAGAGGTCCCGTTGCGGTCCAAGGTGTTGCTGCTGGCAGCGCGGTAGCGGTCAGCCTGGTCGCTGCCGTCAGAGTAACGCCGGGTCCTCTGTCGCGGTTCCTGGTCCAGCAGGTTGGACTGGGAGGAGGCCCGCGTCGGCCTGGTGGTGGCCGGGATCTGGATCTTACGAGGACGCTTCACTGTCTGAGGAGATAGAGAAGTCAGTAACACTGCAggtctgtgtttatgtttgtaatATCCTACTGTTGCAAGTTACAACAGACATGTCGGTCACACAACATGCGGATGTTCGTTCAAATagtgtttcttttatttcttttagttTCTTTTTAGAAGACAAAACCAAGACACTTAAGTTACAtggatacaaaataaaataaaaaataaatgcacaacAGGAGggatcctctgcaatgtatgaAAGTATTCAATAAAAGGACGCCATTTCCATAAAAAACATCACTGGAGCCCCTGAGGGAACACTTCATTTACTcaaaacctaaaataaacaatgtCACATAGCCATTGTAAAATAGTAGGGGGACGACAGATTCCCAGTTCAGGAGAATACTGTGTCGAGTCAGTACGGAAGTAAAAGCCACAATGTCTGTTTGGCTGGGGTCTAATGAGTACAGGTCCTCCGGAACACCAAAAACAGCTATCCTGGGGCATGGTTGCAGGTTAACGTTTAGCATTTCCGACAGAATTTGGAAAATGGATTGCCAATAGTTCTTAAGGGGAAATACATAGTATTTCCCAGAGCGGGAAAACCAGAAGAGAGTCCGTTGTCTTGGTATGTCGTAATACACTTCCTTGCCCAGAGACAGAAAGCGGTGTCTTTtagggacggggggggggcatggtTCTCATTAATAGGGCCCATAAACGATGTagacaaacatttgaaatgacgCTGAAACTGATACCAGATCTGAAGTGTGGAAAGTACCAAAGGATTGCCAGCAAAGAACAGCAGAGCAAAGCAGGAAGAGATGTAAAAATGCAGGACCGTGCCTCAAGGTGGCACCATGGGTTATCTGGAGCATGCGACCAGAACGGCAACTCTAGGTACCTTACCGCCCCAGATAAATAAAGTAACAGCCTGATTAAAAAATGACTTTGGTAAAAACAATGGGATAGAATGAAAAAGGAATTTGTGCAAACATCTCATTTTAACTGCATTAATCCTCCCTATATGAGATGGTGGTAAACTACCCCATCTCAAAGTCAAACTTCATTTCCATAAGGGGAGAAAAGTTTGCAGAAAACAGGGCAGGTAGTGAATGTGTTACTTTCACTCTGAGCAGCAAATTTGGAAAGCCAAGTCAGTCAGACTAAGCTGCAGCGCTGCTGGATTGATTGGGAAACACTTGCTCTTCTGGAGATTCAGCTTGTAACCCGAAAAGGAGCCAGAGTCCTCCAGAATTGAGAGGATGGGAGGTAAGCAGGTTGCAGGGTTCCTGACATGGAGTAACAAATCATCAGCGTAATGACAACCCCTGTTCAACCCCAAAGAGGAAGATGCGCACAGAGCTATCGAAAGGGCAAATAAACCGGAGAGAGGGCAACCCTGTCTGGTCCCACAGTCAAGGGCAAAATGATCAGAACGGGTGTCATTAGTACAGACACCGGCCTGGGGAGGCCTGTACAAGAGACGGACCCATGGGCCAAATTTGTCCCCAAATCCAAACTTcttaaaaacagtaaaaagGTATTCCCATTTAATTCTGCTGAATGCCTTCAACGCATCTAGACAGATTACCACAGGAAATTTTGAGAACTGTTTGGAATATATAATACTGAAAAAGTTGTGTCGATCCATAATAAAGCCAGTCTGTTCCTCTGATATGATTCCAGGTAGGACCTCCTCCAGACGCGTCGCCATCACTTTAGCCAACACCTTCACGTCAACATTGTGGAGGCTCAGGGGCCTAAATGAAGAGCAGGAAGTAGGATCTTTCCCCTTCTTAAGAAGAAGCGCAAGTAACGCCTGCGTAAGAGACTGTGGTGACTCACTGTACACAGACAATAGCAATGGTGCAGgggtgtttatttttgttgatcgGATGTGAGTAAACAGAAAACTGAAGGGAGAGGTATCTACTGGGCCAGGGAAACTTCAGTAAAAGGTTatacaaagaaaacaacctGGGATTGGAGTTGCTCAGAAACTATTAAAATATGTCATGAAGAACTCATTTACAGAGGTTTCTGTCAGTACTCACTATGTTAGCAATCTTGCCACATGACTTGAGGTTCTGGATGGTGAAAGTAGAGTAGACATTCTCCATGGACACTCCGTTGACCATGACAATCTGATCTCTGACACTATTGTGGAGGGAGAGGTCGAACAACAAGCCAGTTAACAACTCCTCAGGATTAGCCCTGTTGTTTTGCGTGTAcgtcaataaataaaaaaaacgttttcGCTTGTATGTAAAcggacagctttttttttttttatcagttatAAATGAATTACATAACAAATGTGGAGAgtgtgaaggggtctgaatactctgAAGGCTAGACATCCATGTGTCCACCTGACAGTCTATGTAACCTTCAGTAAAAGCCTCAGTCATTTTGGGTACAAGTGATGGGTACAGGGCAGGTGACTTACAACAGTCTGCCCATAGCAGGTCCATTCCGAACCACATCTGAAACTATGACGGCCGTGTCCCCGGAGTCCGGGTTGGGCTTTTCTCTGCCCCCGGATATGGCAAAGCCAAACCCCATCTTGGAATCCTGCGacagcgagggagagagggtgacagagagacatgtcgagtgtgtgagagagagcgagacacgGGGGAAAAAGTGGAGTAGGGAGTTAGATGTTTGCGATAAGGCAGAGAGCGAGCGAACACATTCCTTCAGCACTGAAGAGTCATCTGACCTGAGCCAACAGTTACAGGGATCAGGGCGTGTCCTAGTTACTCTAAATTACTGCAGTTATGGCCGGTTTCAGTAGGCTATTTGTTTTAGCGTACCATGAGTGAATCAAATACCGGATGTACATTCCGTCGTGTTTCACGTTCAGACCAAAGTACAACAAATAGAGATACACTTACTTTGTTCAGTGTGATGGTATGCTGCTCCCATATCGTTAATTCCTCCATCTTTGGTTTCTGGGAAACAACAGAAAACCCATTACAACAACATTTCAAACCAGTAGCAGAGCACAGCCACTCTCCATATTGTCATCAATGGACCTGAATGAATGAACATGAGCAACCAAACAAAAGCCCTAAAGCATCACAAGCAGTGGTTTCCTGACCTCACATTGAGAGCTGCCACCGAAAGGCCAGTATTGTTGGTGAGACACCAGAAAGTCAGCAGTGGCGTGCTCTCACCTGTCCCATTCCATTCCTGTCTGACAGGTATGGGGGAGGGGCCACCAGCAGGGCAGCACAGAAGGACACTATAACGGCCATGCTGTGTCACATGACACCAGCTCATTGGTTAATGAGAGTGCAACGTTACAGAAGGCTCCGGGTAGAAACGCTGTACTTCATGGTTCTATAGTCATGCGTAATTCAGTACCGTCTGattctacaaaatgtatttctgtctgcAATGCTGCGTGCCTCGACAACTTAAACACACCTCCGGATACACACGAAGGACAGTCGTTAACCAACGATGCTAACACCAGCTCATTACCGTACTTAACATTCGCCACATATCACCATCCCAAACCAAAACCCCCACAACATTCAGGTCATATATCAGTGTCCTACTCCTAAAATAGTACAATGTTTATGACAAAGTGGGTCATAAGGACAGGACGtgtacacagtgacacacatttACCATCCTGGCTCATGACAACAGGAGACAGGGTCCAGCCAGGCTACCgaaatgaaatgtaaacaaaaagcaacttttacaaccagtcCAGAAATTCTGTGTATGAAgaaactgtctgtctgaatcAGTTCATTTAGTAACTACCACAAATACAAACATAGTAAATGTAAGCCCACAATCTTtggtcattaaaaaaaataaataatcataatTATCAGCTGGGGTTCCATGATGTTAGGTTTTGTCACAGCGAGAACACCTGTTCTTCACAAAGGAtcattatttcacaaagttctgTCAAATCTCTTCAGCGGGGGTCGGGAATACTACCAGATGGAACTGCCATCGGACTACCTTTATCCTACACTCCCTGATTGAGTTGAGGGCATAATTCCAACAATTCCATACAATTCCAACAATTAGTTAAGTGATTTAGACAAATTGTAGGTATTTGTTGATTATTTCCCTTTAATTACACCAAAATGCACTGCATCTAATCCAGCAGGGACACAGCAAACTAAGAGGTCAGGAAAGGTCAAAGTGAAAGGTGGTCTTTTTTACAGCCTCAGAGTACAGCTGAATTATTGTGTTTGAATCCTAATTGCATACCAAGAGGAGTAACATTTTATGGCTTGAAGCCATTTTAAAACCTATCTGGGTTTTTAAAGATATGGCAACTAATGGCAAACACACTAAGCTTGAAAGTAGACCGAaccttttcagatttttttattttttaagttaagAAATTAGATTTGATTGTCATAATATTTAGTACTTTGTAATTTGGTTTGACAACATTGTGGGCCATATTACAATATAACAATTACTAATTTCATTTAACTATTAGGAGGTGGTTAGCGCTTTAACGCAACAAGTAAttgttgaaatacatatttcatgCAAAACAATGGATTAGTGCTTGATGATGGAATTACAGATACAGCTGCATAATTCACTTTACAGtctttgtattcattttatGACTCCCATATGGCACATACTACACAAGTTCAATCTTGCAATCAGGAAATACTGCCAGAAATACTGATTTGGAATGACTGCATTGCAATGTCACTTTCTCTGTTTGTATTTCTTATCATTCAACTTGACTGGCATGAAGTAAAAGAACTTGCTTTATCAAAAGTACTCCGACCATgcccaaagaaaaaaaagaaaatgctaattACATGACAACATTAAAAGGCACCACCATTTTCAAAGATCCTCATGTACATTTCTGGCTTTCATTAAAGCAGTTAGTCCTTTGTACTCACCACTTCTTCACTGAACCTCACTTCCATAACCCTGTGGGAGTTTGGCCTAGGAACACAAATCTGTGGCCTCCTGTCTTGTAATCCAAAACACCTCGCTCTCTACTCCATGTCATATCCCATGTAGACGGAGCAACAAGTTTGAAGATCGGTGTTTCCAATCTTTTATTTTCCGCCACCCCTTTCAAAATTACACTTAGCTGGCTGTACTTTTGGAAGGTGACTGGGGTAATCATTAATAGCTTATGGGCCCTGACCACTGAATCTCTGTAGGTGAAAAACACCTTGTAGAAACAAACCTGCCTGGATCAAGGGGAGGCTCCTCCCTCCTGCCTCTTAAACCAGACACAGACCTTTCTATTGCCCCTTGTTGCCATGGATTTAAGGCAGAGCCACATTAGCAACTTGAAACTCCATATAAAGCTCCATGTGGAATAGGTGAAACACCTAGAGAGGTCTAGATGGAAAACACAAAGTCAGATGCTACAGTGCATTACACACTTCCATCCTGTCTTTAGAGGCCTAGATAAAAACTATCACACTCATTTTAAGATGCAGAAAATCATACTTTTTAAACTAAATCAACATTGATTCACATCAACTGATTCAATTTCCACACCATATTTaggaaatcaaacatttcagcaGGCCAGTCAATCCAGAAATCTGCAATTTCACAGCCAAAGATTTCACTAACACAGAAGGTTAGTTAAAAAGAGGAAACACAATGGGACCGTGAGCTGCCACTTACCACTGTCCCTGAATAGGTGACAAGTTTCAGCGCCTGTGTTAGATTCATACTGTAGCAAAACAGCTCGTCCAGTTTGGTTCCAACGACAACAAGCTGCTGACAGACTATCACTACTGGAAGGCTAAATCCGACACAATGGAGCTGGCTGTTCTACCCCACATCCCAGCAGGATACAGTCACTGATATCCCCTGTCCTCACACTGTCCAGGTAATGATGGAGACCAAATAACTAGTCTCTTCTCATTCCGATCAAATCATGTCCAGTTGGTGAAATAATCCTATGCACTCAGAGGATAAATATTCCAATTCTGACCAGAGAAGTCAGGCACTATTTTCCCATGGCTCCCCAGGTTATGT
The nucleotide sequence above comes from Esox lucius isolate fEsoLuc1 chromosome 8, fEsoLuc1.pri, whole genome shotgun sequence. Encoded proteins:
- the tjp3 gene encoding tight junction protein ZO-3 isoform X3 — its product is MNLTQALKLVTYSGTVKPKMEELTIWEQHTITLNKDSKMGFGFAISGGREKPNPDSGDTAVIVSDVVRNGPAMGRLFVRDQIVMVNGVSMENVYSTFTIQNLKSCGKIANITVKRPRKIQIPATTRPTRASSQSNLLDQEPRQRTRRYSDGSDQADRYRAASSNTLDRNGTSNALPFSSGYKRLPRQDFPDKPIKTTLLKKKLTDEYGLKLGSQIFIKHMTDTGLASKEGTLQEGDLILKINGMTTENLSLLETKHLVEKSRGKLTMMVLRDDRRFLVNIPEVEDSEEDHHSNSSSELDDISDLDTDLPTNRDRMSRSATRERRTRRRAEPPPLVSKSRDSSPVRSTLSRPAKAYPSRRAPSESESDRSPSPPAFNKNNPDHSNKYSRPLSGMSILPNPKASPSALDWAAPRPSSTVSTLRPRKAVSESDSDRSASPPLGRRDGPRVTEDRSRYKVLPDLPHSGTLRSSPIVIRPDPPRSVASPVRIPPPDSDSESDSSAGLPQRQGTPHSQDSRNRYRATPLVDLGPQVESPKWKSASVTMSKPPKGPSESESEASYASVPRRDSVESDASSSRGSKNRDRVLPELRSSPPLVVSQELPRLNRTPSRPHSDSSESGRNPSPPRRSGSTDVDSNHSFPRKANGAVRSGISMKSNPPVYSKSEEPIYSLPPDSIPAPSLGYSSDMNTVSFVKDKSVGLRLVGGNDVGIFVGGVQPNSPAQLQGMKEGDQIMQVNGVDFSHLIREEAALFLMNIKTGEQVEILTQNKMDIYKKILKSNLGDSFYIRTHFDNEAEEQHGLSFTRGEVFRVVDTMHKGKLGKWLAVRMGNDLHELDKGTIPNQSKAETLASIEQAQRASGGGGDRQVSGPRAEFWKLRGLRGAKKNVRRTRDDLLQLTIQGKFPAYERVLLREANFKRPIVILGPLNDVAMEKLVKEMPDEYEVAEMVPRSSSGTDSASTVIKLDTVRSIAEKNKHPLLDITPTAVERLNYIQYHPMVLFLDPHSRKDVKAMRQKLCPNSNKSSRRLYAQALKMRKHCSHLFAARIDLQPSSNVWYESLKDKIRHQQAKPVWVSEGTFEGGGEEELDALDRNHSDYLSGASDLEDTDGEAFTDGEIYTDNEDLEEQFDSGKQPRVSRPTALARSSEPASEYHSPDPSPEPLKEVPPLMSVPVPRSVRLPSDGTAHVVVADDDTPSTHSFSDSDFDAIDRAVTNSPSDTPPNFIAPNPKLLPESPPAVTLSVIEKKLQQTRMAEPEEKKASPSFIVLAHHQAVQTRRSQIRGSDSSDDNDETEDIEWGPATEL
- the tjp3 gene encoding tight junction protein ZO-3 isoform X4; protein product: MEVRFSEEVKPKMEELTIWEQHTITLNKDSKMGFGFAISGGREKPNPDSGDTAVIVSDVVRNGPAMGRLFVRDQIVMVNGVSMENVYSTFTIQNLKSCGKIANITVKRPRKIQIPATTRPTRASSQSNLLDQEPRQRTRRYSDGSDQADRYRAASSNTLDRNGTSNALPFSSGYKRLPRQDFPDKPIKTTLLKKKLTDEYGLKLGSQIFIKHMTDTGLASKEGTLQEGDLILKINGMTTENLSLLETKHLVEKSRGKLTMMVLRDDRRFLVNIPEVEDSEEDHHSNSSSELDDISDLDTDLPTNRDRMSRSATRERRTRRRAEPPPLVSKSRDSSPVRSTLSRPAKAYPSRRAPSESESDRSPSPPAFNKNNPDHSNKYSRPLSGMSILPNPKASPSALDWAAPRPSSTVSTLRPRKAVSESDSDRSASPPLGRRDGPRVTEDRSRYKVLPDLPHSGTLRSSPIVIRPDPPRSVASPVRIPPPDSDSESDSSAGLPQRQGTPHSQDSRNRYRATPLVDLGPQVESPKWKSASVTMSKPPKGPSESESEASYASVPRRDSVESDASSSRGSKNRDRVLPELRSSPPLVVSQELPRLNRTPSRPHSDSSESGRNPSPPRRSGSTDVDSNHSFPRKANGAVRSGISMKSNPPVYSKSEEPIYSLPPDSIPAPSLGYSSDMNTVSFVKDKSVGLRLVGGNDVGIFVGGVQPNSPAQLQGMKEGDQIMQVNGVDFSHLIREEAALFLMNIKTGEQVEILTQNKMDIYKKILKSNLGDSFYIRTHFDNEAEEQHGLSFTRGEVFRVVDTMHKGKLGKWLAVRMGNDLHELDKGTIPNQSKAETLASIEQAQRASGGGGDRQVSGPRAEFWKLRGLRGAKKNVRRTRDDLLQLTIQGKFPAYERVLLREANFKRPIVILGPLNDVAMEKLVKEMPDEYEVAEMVPRSSSGTDSASTVIKLDTVRSIAEKNKHPLLDITPTAVERLNYIQYHPMVLFLDPHSRKDVKAMRQKLCPNSNKSSRRLYAQALKMRKHCSHLFAARIDLQPSSNVWYESLKDKIRHQQAKPVWVSEGTFEGGGEEELDALDRNHSDYLSGASDLEDTDGEAFTDGEIYTDNEDLEEQFDSGKQPRVSRPTALARSSEPASEYHSPDPSPEPLKEVPPLMSVPVPRSVRLPSDGTAHVVVADDDTPSTHSFSDSDFDAIDRAVTNSPSDTPPNFIAPNPKLLPESPPAVTLSVIEKKLQQTRMAEPEEKKASPSFIVLAHHQAVQTRRSQIRGSDSSDDNDETEDIEWGPATEL